One part of the Nitrospirota bacterium genome encodes these proteins:
- a CDS encoding DsrE/DsrF/DrsH-like family protein, whose product MENSNKQIETSAFITSRDTLDGAYPGLILGINARRLGMQCKVFYTFMGINVIRKGWTEKAKFYPPGLMAAIPGMSALATWMMKGKIEKAQIPALPDLLEMAQLEGVEFVACKMTVDMMGLKQEDFIGGVVIEPAETFLRYAKDCKIKVSYPEIRHSKYTVQQFLGQYFIIGKFHLKEEGILWQSP is encoded by the coding sequence ATGGAGAATTCGAACAAACAGATAGAGACTTCGGCGTTTATTACTTCACGCGACACACTTGACGGCGCATATCCGGGATTGATACTCGGTATTAACGCGCGCCGTTTGGGGATGCAGTGCAAGGTATTTTATACCTTCATGGGGATCAACGTGATTCGGAAGGGATGGACGGAGAAAGCCAAATTCTATCCCCCGGGGCTGATGGCAGCTATACCCGGCATGTCGGCACTGGCTACCTGGATGATGAAGGGGAAGATAGAGAAGGCCCAGATACCTGCGTTGCCTGATCTTCTGGAGATGGCCCAGCTGGAGGGTGTGGAGTTTGTGGCATGCAAGATGACGGTTGACATGATGGGGCTGAAGCAGGAGGATTTCATTGGGGGAGTTGTGATAGAGCCCGCGGAAACATTCCTGAGATATGCCAAGGACTGCAAGATCAAGGTATCGTACCCGGAAATCCGGCACAGCAAATACACAGTGCAGCAATTCTTGGGACAATACTTTATAATAGGGAAATTTCACTTGAAGGAGGAAGGTATATTATGGCAAAGCCCATGA
- a CDS encoding ATP-binding protein gives MNSLASSIKGRLFLWIFFFITGLLIILGISIYQEVRKNIYLSVELVLHSKIQILKGLMTEKDGEIKLERAEVILGEYSIPRSGHYYTVLVNKKVLATSPSLVEIEYDLASGDFESSNGELKERVSTATGPAGELMMVIQHDFEIFGKPATIFAAQTLEDRIKLLDRFNNFLLGAILVSIFVVASVSLWITRRSLIPLKEFSSKIEKITHKTMSDRIEIELQAEEIKGLAKSFNAMLNRLEKAFDMKKRLIADVSHELKTPLSVIRAQCDVLLEKDREKEEYTHALNTVRDISGSMKKLIDDMLSLTRLDSGVILSSSFQSVSIPVCLSNAIKLAEVLAKKRRITIDAVFAEQTTVLGDQNALTEAFLNIIENAIRYNVAGGRVGISTFKDTDGIKIMVEDTGPGMAEDELEKIFDRFYQIDTSRGSESTGLGLSIARAIIEAHGGTIRVTSEIDKGSCFTISLPLH, from the coding sequence ATGAATTCCCTCGCGAGCTCCATAAAAGGAAGGTTATTTCTGTGGATATTTTTCTTCATAACCGGTCTGCTTATCATACTTGGTATTTCGATCTATCAAGAGGTCAGGAAAAACATTTACCTTTCTGTTGAGCTTGTGCTTCACTCAAAAATACAGATACTGAAAGGGCTTATGACTGAAAAGGATGGTGAGATCAAGCTGGAACGTGCGGAGGTCATTCTGGGCGAATATTCTATCCCAAGGTCGGGACATTACTATACAGTTCTTGTGAATAAAAAGGTTCTTGCCACCTCCCCTTCATTAGTTGAAATCGAATACGATCTTGCTTCCGGAGACTTTGAATCCTCCAATGGGGAACTGAAGGAAAGGGTTTCCACGGCAACCGGTCCTGCCGGTGAGTTGATGATGGTAATACAGCACGATTTTGAGATATTCGGCAAGCCTGCAACGATATTCGCAGCGCAAACGCTTGAAGACAGAATCAAGCTGCTTGATAGGTTCAATAATTTTCTGCTGGGTGCAATACTGGTGAGTATCTTTGTCGTTGCTTCAGTAAGTCTATGGATAACAAGACGTTCTTTAATCCCGTTAAAGGAATTCTCTTCCAAAATTGAAAAAATCACTCATAAAACCATGAGTGACAGGATAGAGATCGAACTGCAGGCTGAAGAAATAAAGGGACTTGCAAAATCGTTCAATGCCATGCTTAACAGACTTGAGAAGGCATTTGATATGAAAAAACGTCTGATTGCAGATGTATCCCATGAGCTTAAGACCCCTTTGTCTGTTATCAGGGCTCAGTGTGATGTGCTCCTGGAAAAAGATAGAGAAAAAGAAGAATATACGCATGCTTTAAATACTGTCAGGGATATTTCCGGTTCCATGAAAAAACTGATAGATGACATGCTCTCGTTGACCCGACTTGATTCAGGGGTGATTCTCTCTTCCAGCTTCCAATCTGTCTCCATACCTGTTTGCCTGAGCAATGCAATAAAGTTGGCAGAAGTTCTTGCAAAAAAACGACGCATAACAATTGATGCGGTATTTGCAGAACAGACAACTGTTCTTGGTGATCAAAACGCGCTGACTGAAGCATTTCTGAATATTATCGAAAATGCAATACGATATAACGTGGCAGGTGGCAGAGTGGGGATATCGACTTTTAAAGACACCGACGGTATCAAGATAATGGTGGAAGATACGGGCCCAGGAATGGCGGAAGATGAACTGGAGAAGATATTTGACAGATTCTACCAGATAGATACTTCAAGGGGTTCGGAGTCTACCGGACTTGGACTGAGTATTGCAAGGGCGATTATAGAAGCACACGGTGGTACAATCAGGGTGACCAGCGAGATTGATAAAGGAAGTTGTTTCACAATAAGTCTGCCCCTTCACTGA
- a CDS encoding response regulator transcription factor — MKILIVEDEKNLVKILKKGLEEHSFIIDCSFDGEEGLYMAETFTYDAIILDIMLPKVDGLTVLDNLRKSKVDVPVLLLTARGSVEDRVRGLNIGADDYIVKPFDFSELLARLKAIIRRTKGKASPLIIIDDLTIDTNARTVRRTDEEIKLSAKEYSILEYLAINKGRIISRTELIEHVYAEDFDLDSNVIDVYINFLRNKIDRNYSKKLIHTVRGAGYILKGPA, encoded by the coding sequence ATGAAGATTCTTATTGTTGAGGATGAAAAAAATCTGGTAAAAATTTTGAAAAAGGGGCTTGAGGAACATTCTTTTATCATAGATTGCTCTTTTGACGGCGAAGAAGGTTTGTACATGGCTGAAACATTCACATATGACGCAATAATTCTCGATATTATGCTGCCCAAGGTCGATGGGCTCACAGTCCTGGACAATCTGCGAAAAAGCAAGGTGGATGTGCCGGTTCTTTTGCTAACCGCCAGGGGAAGCGTTGAAGACAGGGTTAGGGGGCTGAACATAGGAGCAGATGATTATATTGTGAAGCCGTTTGATTTTTCGGAACTCCTGGCAAGATTGAAAGCAATAATAAGAAGGACCAAAGGGAAAGCTTCCCCGCTTATCATAATAGATGACCTGACAATTGACACGAACGCAAGAACAGTTAGGAGAACGGATGAAGAGATAAAGCTCTCAGCGAAAGAGTATTCCATACTTGAATATCTCGCCATAAACAAAGGAAGAATAATAAGCAGAACCGAACTTATTGAACATGTGTATGCTGAAGATTTTGACCTTGATAGCAATGTAATAGATGTTTACATCAATTTCCTGAGAAACAAGATTGACAGGAACTACAGTAAAAAGCTCATTCACACTGTCAGGGGGGCAGGGTATATTTTGAAGGGGCCCGCATGA